In Sporosarcina psychrophila, a genomic segment contains:
- a CDS encoding alpha/beta fold hydrolase, protein MKRIKKLMKYIAITIVTVLVIALFFPTWTPNIKGDNSISTLEQVEINGSGHEIMIRGNDKDNPVIIVVHGGPGAPEIPYATKYADLLEANFTIVNYDQRASGKSYHFFEDYSTLSTDLLVDDLLALTEYISERLEKEKVILMGHSSGTYIGIQAAYKSPEKYEAYIGIGQMGETKESEIESLKYSISQAQKDGNADDVLDLQGLTEQIKNGDTVTPRNYVMKYGGAVRLIDNPDGDNIGVLLSSEYNLLDVIRYNYGMGYSQEKLLSDLLENPIPTIVTKLEIPLYFVMGKYDYMTSSNAAKKYFDMIEAEHKEFISFEKSAHYPQFEEKEKFNEWMLDTFINKNK, encoded by the coding sequence ATGAAACGTATAAAGAAATTAATGAAATATATTGCAATCACTATCGTAACAGTACTCGTAATAGCGCTCTTCTTTCCTACATGGACACCCAATATAAAAGGAGATAACAGTATAAGTACATTAGAACAAGTAGAGATAAATGGAAGTGGTCACGAAATTATGATACGTGGCAACGATAAGGATAATCCTGTCATCATTGTCGTACATGGAGGACCTGGGGCTCCGGAAATACCATATGCCACTAAATACGCAGACTTATTGGAAGCCAATTTCACAATTGTTAATTACGATCAAAGGGCAAGTGGAAAATCATATCACTTTTTTGAGGACTATTCTACTCTTTCAACAGACTTATTGGTAGATGATTTATTAGCTTTGACCGAATATATATCAGAACGGCTTGAAAAAGAAAAGGTTATACTGATGGGGCATTCTTCTGGTACATACATTGGAATACAAGCTGCTTATAAATCCCCCGAAAAATATGAAGCATATATTGGGATTGGGCAAATGGGTGAAACAAAGGAAAGTGAGATTGAAAGTTTAAAATACTCTATTAGCCAGGCCCAAAAGGATGGTAATGCGGATGATGTTTTAGATTTACAAGGACTCACCGAGCAAATTAAAAATGGCGATACGGTTACACCAAGAAACTATGTTATGAAATACGGCGGGGCTGTTAGACTCATTGATAACCCCGATGGTGATAATATAGGTGTTTTATTGAGCAGCGAGTATAACTTATTGGACGTTATTCGTTACAACTATGGTATGGGGTATTCCCAAGAAAAGTTGTTAAGTGATCTATTAGAAAATCCAATACCTACCATTGTAACAAAACTTGAAATTCCTTTGTATTTCGTCATGGGTAAATACGATTATATGACTTCCTCTAATGCAGCAAAGAAGTATTTTGATATGATTGAAGCCGAACATAAGGAATTTATTTCTTTCGAGAAATCAGCACATTATCCACAATTTGAAGAGAAAGAAAAATTTAATGAATGGATGTTAGATACATTCATCAATAAAAATAAGTAA
- a CDS encoding lipid II flippase Amj family protein, with translation MEFISEKLLFIFLFIFVIHSIETLAYAVRLSGARVRLIASALSLFNLMVIISRLANMMQQPFTGSLIDTAPTENTLEFVESQYRILISASTFGTLVGILLLPTFIAIFSRAIIHLSEERGSIPSLVKKGISFEYIKRGIKHFSLPKLSYLKDIRIKEIPLKLFFVNMIITAIYTIGVLSALYASLLAPDRASTAIMASGLINGVATILLVIFIDPKISVLADDVVNQRGSYFTLKSISLMMIASRLFGTLLAQVLFIPGAKYVAWFTKFMI, from the coding sequence TTGGAATTTATTTCAGAAAAGTTATTGTTTATATTTTTGTTTATTTTTGTAATTCACTCAATAGAAACCCTCGCTTATGCTGTTAGGTTATCAGGTGCAAGGGTAAGATTGATTGCTTCTGCTCTATCTCTATTTAATTTAATGGTTATTATTTCAAGACTAGCTAATATGATGCAGCAACCTTTTACAGGAAGCCTTATAGATACTGCACCTACTGAAAATACTTTAGAATTTGTAGAGAGCCAATATAGAATACTTATAAGCGCTTCAACATTTGGGACATTAGTTGGTATCCTTTTATTACCCACTTTTATTGCCATATTTTCAAGAGCTATAATCCATTTATCAGAAGAAAGAGGTTCAATTCCAAGTTTAGTTAAAAAGGGAATATCCTTTGAATATATAAAGCGTGGGATAAAACATTTTAGTTTACCTAAGCTAAGTTATTTGAAAGATATTAGGATAAAAGAAATTCCTCTAAAATTATTTTTTGTAAATATGATAATCACTGCAATATATACCATTGGGGTACTATCTGCTTTGTACGCATCATTATTGGCACCAGATAGAGCTTCAACAGCCATTATGGCATCTGGACTCATAAATGGTGTTGCGACTATTCTTCTTGTAATATTTATTGACCCCAAAATTTCTGTTCTTGCTGACGATGTAGTTAATCAAAGGGGAAGCTACTTTACACTAAAGAGCATTTCTTTAATGATGATTGCTTCAAGATTATTTGGAACTCTACTTGCACAGGTATTATTTATACCCGGTGCTAAATATGTAGCATGGTTTACAAAATTTATGATTTAA
- a CDS encoding purple acid phosphatase family protein, which produces MIFLKIKKKIISVALALSIVGGVGSTLSFATDSPNHTEVSKVTVTFKGDTTNSKGLTWYTSLDYKNSDLQVVKRKGAKKPDFNKALKFSGTASLSTNSKKEYVHKAEATGLKADAEYYFRVGHEELNNWSEMGSFKTSPKDGTFTFIDLADTQAKTEDEAILSSQTISKALDTVPNAEFIVHNGDLVDDGVKEEQWDWLLGHSQESLLNTTFAPSAGNHEDENFAFIDHFNFDTPENSATETGAYYSYDYSNAHFVVLNSNEDSEKYANFSEEQIEWLKDDVKAAKADGAKWVIVNIHKGPYTTSNHATDDDILDPNGVRNQVAPLMAELDIDFVLQGHDHIYARTKPIKSDGTASETEKFIWTKKGQTVEYTVNPDGTIYLIPATAGPKVYYKNQAPELGSAYYNLFEVADENHAAIYGPDPNDNRRPVRGQIQNFVGITINKDKLTAITYEIDQSKNNAEPYIVDQFGIIKK; this is translated from the coding sequence ATGATCTTCTTGAAAATCAAAAAAAAAATCATCTCAGTTGCCCTAGCTTTATCCATAGTGGGCGGAGTTGGCAGTACGCTCTCTTTTGCAACAGATAGTCCAAATCATACTGAAGTCAGCAAGGTAACTGTCACATTTAAAGGGGATACGACCAATTCTAAGGGCCTCACTTGGTATACATCACTAGATTACAAGAATAGTGATTTGCAGGTAGTGAAAAGGAAAGGAGCGAAGAAACCTGATTTTAATAAAGCCTTGAAATTTTCAGGTACTGCTTCCCTCTCTACTAATTCCAAGAAAGAGTATGTACACAAAGCTGAAGCAACTGGGCTTAAAGCAGATGCTGAATACTACTTCCGTGTTGGACATGAAGAACTCAATAACTGGAGTGAAATGGGTTCATTTAAGACATCTCCAAAAGATGGAACTTTTACATTTATTGATTTGGCTGATACCCAGGCTAAAACAGAAGATGAAGCAATTCTTTCATCCCAGACTATCTCTAAGGCTCTAGATACTGTCCCTAATGCTGAGTTCATTGTTCACAATGGCGACTTAGTTGACGATGGAGTCAAAGAGGAACAATGGGATTGGCTTCTAGGACATTCACAGGAAAGTTTGCTAAACACGACGTTTGCACCATCCGCAGGGAATCACGAGGATGAAAATTTTGCTTTTATCGATCATTTTAATTTTGATACACCTGAAAATTCTGCAACTGAGACAGGTGCTTATTATTCTTACGATTATAGTAACGCTCACTTTGTCGTACTTAATAGCAACGAAGACTCCGAAAAATACGCCAATTTTTCAGAAGAGCAAATTGAATGGTTGAAGGATGATGTGAAGGCAGCCAAAGCTGATGGAGCTAAGTGGGTTATTGTCAATATTCATAAGGGACCTTACACGACATCTAACCATGCAACCGATGATGATATCCTAGATCCAAACGGTGTGAGAAATCAGGTGGCACCACTCATGGCGGAACTAGACATCGACTTTGTTCTTCAAGGACATGACCATATCTATGCACGTACTAAGCCGATCAAGAGTGATGGTACGGCTTCAGAAACCGAAAAATTTATTTGGACTAAAAAAGGACAAACCGTAGAATATACCGTAAATCCAGATGGTACGATTTATTTGATACCTGCTACAGCTGGACCAAAAGTGTATTACAAAAATCAAGCGCCCGAACTTGGATCAGCTTACTATAATCTCTTTGAAGTTGCCGATGAGAATCATGCAGCTATCTATGGTCCAGATCCGAACGATAACCGCCGTCCAGTACGCGGCCAAATTCAAAACTTCGTCGGTATCACTATTAATAAAGACAAACTGACTGCAATAACTTACGAGATCGATCAAAGCAAAAATAATGCAGAACCTTACATTGTCGATCAATTTGGGATTATCAAGAAATAA
- a CDS encoding cell division protein FtsK has protein sequence MKAFKKIIEFLNRMKVIDIWGDRNEGLSNDDKEYIDRKKSQNPYGLIGMILGGIAFTFGPQYGFIPVITLIFCIVTFFTFDKEKEDNPWPFYVGIMLSLIGLIMVITGEVHDLIF, from the coding sequence ATGAAGGCATTTAAAAAAATTATCGAATTCCTAAATAGAATGAAAGTCATCGACATATGGGGGGACAGAAACGAGGGCTTATCCAATGATGATAAAGAATATATAGACAGAAAAAAATCTCAAAATCCTTATGGGCTTATAGGAATGATATTGGGTGGAATTGCGTTCACATTTGGACCTCAGTATGGTTTTATTCCTGTTATTACCCTTATCTTTTGCATAGTTACCTTTTTTACATTTGATAAAGAAAAAGAAGATAATCCTTGGCCTTTTTACGTAGGTATAATGCTTTCATTGATCGGCTTAATCATGGTTATTACTGGGGAAGTACACGATCTGATATTTTAA
- a CDS encoding GNAT family N-acetyltransferase: protein MISELKKSEFFKCRYMLYEQGQLEAKAVVEGINPGRIFVDDIESPASGLIWLGNNDGFFFIGDERNEGFNTELNHFIDTVIILEAKKVGLTWFEGIGNHNKWDETIIKVFENRNLGSWNQRVYTLQKKDYKGNFELTIEEGYKIVKISKTLFKNSDKSIENIEFLHSKIVEFWSSPERFFNEGFGYGIVCKSKIVSVCFSGFVVDNVHGVDIETLEEHQGKKLAQKVAIAFVKDCLENNLVPYWDCMESNKPSIAVAKSLGFRNVFNYIGYEFKFE, encoded by the coding sequence ATGATATCAGAATTAAAAAAGTCGGAATTTTTTAAATGCAGATATATGTTATATGAGCAAGGTCAATTAGAAGCTAAAGCAGTCGTCGAAGGGATAAATCCAGGTCGTATTTTTGTAGATGATATTGAATCTCCTGCTTCGGGACTTATTTGGTTAGGTAATAATGACGGTTTTTTCTTTATTGGAGATGAAAGAAACGAAGGGTTCAATACCGAATTAAATCATTTTATTGATACAGTAATCATTCTAGAAGCAAAGAAGGTGGGATTAACTTGGTTTGAGGGGATTGGTAATCATAATAAGTGGGATGAGACTATTATAAAGGTGTTTGAAAACCGCAATTTAGGAAGTTGGAATCAGAGGGTTTATACTTTACAAAAAAAAGATTATAAAGGCAACTTCGAACTTACTATTGAAGAAGGATATAAAATTGTGAAAATTAGTAAAACACTTTTTAAAAACAGTGATAAATCAATTGAAAATATTGAGTTTTTACATTCCAAAATAGTAGAGTTCTGGTCTTCACCCGAAAGGTTCTTTAATGAAGGCTTTGGATACGGTATAGTTTGTAAAAGTAAAATTGTTAGCGTCTGTTTTTCGGGTTTTGTAGTTGATAATGTACATGGTGTTGATATTGAAACCTTGGAAGAGCATCAAGGTAAAAAGTTAGCACAAAAAGTAGCCATTGCTTTTGTAAAAGATTGTTTGGAAAATAATCTTGTTCCTTATTGGGATTGTATGGAATCTAACAAACCTTCAATTGCGGTCGCAAAGAGTCTAGGATTCAGGAATGTATTTAACTATATAGGTTATGAATTTAAGTTTGAGTAA
- a CDS encoding YfbR-like 5'-deoxynucleotidase: protein MGVHQYFKSLSDLEQIIRCPGKFKYQEHSVASHSFKVTKIAQFLGTVEEESGQKVDWRILYEKALNHDYAELFTGDIKTPVKYASKELKQLFSEVEEEMTRKFVEKELPIEFQAIYLERLKEGKDETLEGRILSVADKVDLLYEAFGEIQKDNPEPLFLEIYEEALRTILLFQDMNCVEYFLEHILTDMLSERFTEHGELTGIAMRIIEEHGG, encoded by the coding sequence ATGGGTGTACATCAATATTTTAAAAGTTTATCTGATTTAGAACAAATTATTCGTTGTCCAGGAAAGTTCAAATATCAGGAGCATTCCGTCGCCAGTCATTCATTTAAGGTGACAAAAATCGCTCAATTTCTTGGAACAGTCGAAGAGGAATCTGGGCAGAAAGTGGATTGGAGAATCTTGTATGAAAAGGCATTGAACCATGATTACGCGGAACTTTTTACAGGAGATATTAAGACGCCTGTAAAATATGCATCGAAAGAGTTGAAGCAACTCTTCAGTGAAGTAGAGGAAGAAATGACAAGAAAGTTTGTAGAAAAGGAACTTCCAATTGAGTTTCAAGCCATTTATTTGGAACGACTTAAAGAAGGTAAAGATGAGACATTGGAGGGGCGCATTTTATCTGTTGCTGATAAAGTTGATTTGCTTTATGAAGCATTTGGTGAGATTCAAAAGGATAATCCAGAACCACTGTTTTTAGAAATATACGAAGAAGCATTAAGGACAATACTGCTGTTTCAAGATATGAACTGTGTAGAATACTTCCTAGAACATATTCTTACGGATATGCTTAGTGAACGATTTACTGAACATGGGGAGTTAACGGGCATTGCAATGCGGATAATTGAAGAACATGGAGGTTGA
- a CDS encoding VOC family protein, with the protein MIKGFGGIFWRTNNLEIVKKWYSEVLKIEIDNWNGAVIKPQLGNETIFSFFTENDSYFPTEQQVMLNFQVHDLNETIKHLEHIGVPLAKKKEISEFGKFIWIKDPEGRLIELWEK; encoded by the coding sequence ATGATTAAAGGTTTCGGAGGAATATTTTGGAGAACTAATAATCTTGAAATTGTGAAAAAATGGTACAGTGAAGTGTTGAAAATTGAAATAGACAATTGGAATGGGGCTGTGATAAAACCTCAATTAGGAAATGAGACTATCTTTTCATTCTTTACGGAGAATGACAGTTATTTTCCAACAGAACAACAAGTGATGTTAAATTTCCAAGTACATGATTTAAACGAGACTATAAAGCATCTTGAACATATTGGTGTACCTCTTGCAAAGAAAAAAGAGATTAGTGAATTTGGAAAGTTCATTTGGATTAAAGATCCTGAAGGTCGATTGATCGAGCTTTGGGAGAAGTAG
- a CDS encoding tetratricopeptide repeat protein, with product MNDKIVNNTDKTNLRLLLDKAIELREDGRAKQVQDILKEARTLLLEMVATYPDHAEVNYQAGIAHDNSGLGKEAIPYYVKALEQGLAGPDLQRCLLGLGSTYRALGYYQEAVETLRRGVTEFPEHRGLQIFYSMALYNSKNYKQAMEIVLTNLMETTSDENLQYFKRGISYYADHLDETW from the coding sequence ATGAATGATAAAATAGTAAATAATACGGATAAAACAAATTTGCGTTTACTTTTAGACAAAGCTATTGAATTGCGTGAAGATGGGCGTGCTAAGCAAGTCCAAGACATTCTGAAGGAAGCACGTACTCTCCTTTTAGAAATGGTTGCTACCTATCCAGATCATGCTGAAGTCAACTATCAGGCGGGAATTGCTCATGATAATTCTGGATTAGGCAAGGAAGCTATCCCCTATTATGTAAAGGCTCTCGAGCAAGGTCTCGCAGGACCAGATCTTCAAAGATGTTTACTCGGTCTTGGCAGTACCTACCGTGCTTTGGGTTACTATCAAGAAGCAGTTGAAACTTTACGTCGAGGTGTGACAGAGTTTCCTGAACACCGCGGCCTTCAAATTTTTTACTCAATGGCTCTGTACAATTCAAAAAACTATAAACAGGCAATGGAAATTGTTCTGACTAATTTGATGGAAACAACGTCTGATGAAAATCTTCAATACTTCAAAAGAGGGATTTCGTACTATGCTGATCACCTTGATGAAACCTGGTGA
- a CDS encoding NUDIX hydrolase — MGQNTSHIYTPSKHFVSAATIVLNDQKEILLIKGPKRGWEMPGGIVEEGESLKDAAIRETKEESGIDIEVLKFCGIFQNVDKSICNTLFIAKPIGGKLTTSPESLEVGFFPIEQVLEMVTFGNFGRRIEHCLDNSIQPFCVEF, encoded by the coding sequence TTGGGACAAAACACATCACATATTTACACACCATCTAAGCACTTTGTTTCAGCTGCAACGATTGTACTCAACGATCAAAAGGAAATTCTGCTAATTAAAGGACCTAAGAGAGGTTGGGAAATGCCAGGTGGAATAGTCGAGGAAGGTGAGTCTCTGAAAGATGCTGCAATTAGGGAAACTAAAGAGGAGTCAGGTATTGATATTGAAGTTCTTAAATTCTGCGGAATATTTCAAAACGTGGATAAGTCAATTTGTAATACACTCTTTATAGCTAAGCCGATTGGTGGTAAATTAACAACTTCGCCAGAAAGTTTAGAAGTGGGATTCTTCCCTATTGAGCAAGTTCTGGAAATGGTAACTTTTGGGAACTTCGGGCGAAGAATAGAACACTGTCTTGATAACAGTATTCAACCATTTTGTGTAGAGTTTTAG